From a single Nicotiana tabacum cultivar K326 chromosome 8, ASM71507v2, whole genome shotgun sequence genomic region:
- the LOC142162765 gene encoding uncharacterized protein LOC142162765 isoform X1, which translates to MRIAMEEKLSEAKEEMEATEKKLFEAKEEIKVMGGKMLEASKDMDAKIEDKVKLGINAYLKSLGITIGSIKKLSGDEQVSDNSMDDHQQSLSPVSLVHTKMVNIIKKTGVSEVGTKKKKRHS; encoded by the exons ATGAGAATTGCAATGGAAGAAAAATTGTCTGAAGCAAAAGAAGAAATGGAAGCGACGGAGAAAAAGTTATTTgaagcaaaagaagaaataaaagtgaTGGGGGGAAAAATGTTAGAAGCATCAAAGGATATGGATGCAAAAATAGAAGATAAAGTAAAGCTGGGTATAAATGCATATCTAAAATCTCTGGGTATTACTATTGGctcaattaagaaattatctGGTGATGAGCAG GTTTCTGATAACTCAATGGACGATCACCAACAATCACTATCACCTGTTTCACTTGTTCACACAAAGATG GTTAACATAATCAAGAAGACTGGAGTTAGTGAAGTTGGCACAAAGAAAAAGAAACGA CATTCTTGA